The Rosa rugosa chromosome 1, drRosRugo1.1, whole genome shotgun sequence genomic sequence CTAAACAGTATAGCTGGAACTGTCCAAGCTCCTTGGCGTATCAAGCATTTGGTGCATCACATAAAACACTTAGCATGTTGTATTTGGGTGCTATCCTTCAAGCACATTAAATGAGAGACAAATTTTCTAGCTGATGCCATTACAATAGCTGGACATGGTGCTCAAGCTTATAGCTCGTGTTATTCACTTCCCCTCTCAGCTTCTCATGCTTTGTTTTTTGATAATTGGAGAGTGAGTTGTACTAGAGTaacttgtttgtaattttattttattttcaaaaaaaaaaaatatgtgatttattttttttggtttccTACCTAAAGAAGGCATCTTTGGTAATTAACTAATTATTATCATTAAAAGGTCGGCGTttagccaatttttttttttttttaaaaaaaactaataataatagGTCGGCGGCTCGCCGACTTATGCCTCTATAAATCCAACATAGTGGGTTCGTTTTAGAGCACAACAATTCCAAACCcccaaaaatcaaaaaccctaGGAGcgctttctcttcctctctgccTCTCCCCCCAAATATAACTAATGGCCTACGCGGTCTCCGACACCGATCAGTATTGCAAAGACTGCAAAAGAATCACACAGACCGTCTTGGACCACCGACAAGGCGACACTATCTGCTCCGAGTGCGGTTTGGTTCTCGAAGCCTACTTCGTCGACACCACCGCCGAGTGGCGAACCTTTGCCGACACCGAAAACGACCACGACCCTCAACGCACCGGCGACGCCGTCAATCCTCTTCTCCACAACGGCGGCCTCGGCACCATGATCTCCGACGCCAAAAACAACGTCGTTGGCTCTAACCAATCGAGAAGTCTCGGCCGGGTTAACAAGATGGTGCAGAAGCAGCAAAACCCTGATAGGTCTCTCACCCAAGCTTTCGCCTCCATCGCTTCGAAAGCTAGCATGTTAGGGCTTATGAACACAGTGGTTTCTCGTGCTCAACAGATTTACAAGGAGGCAGATGATAAAAAGTTTTGTAGGGGAAGAAAAGACGAGGCCTTGACGACGGCTTGTCTATTCCTTGCTTGCCAGGAGGAGGGCTTTCCCCGAACCCTAAAGGAAGTCGCCACGGTTGGGAATGGGGCCACTAAGAAAGAGATTAACAAAATCAAGGAACAGTTGAAGAAAGTATTGGAGATTGATAGCAAAATCATACATGCCGAGGACCTTACGCGGCGGAGTTGCTCTTCCATTGGTATGAAACATCAAGGGATGAAGGCGGTGAACGAGACACTGGAGAAGTTGAAGGAGTATGATATAAGGAGGACCCCCAAGTCGGTTTTGGCTGCGGTTATGTACATGATGGTGCAGCTCTCAAACGACGTGACAAGCCTTAAAGGTGAAAACTATATCCTTTGACATTCTTGTTTGTGCATATTGTGTTCATATGCTATGCATATTCTCTTACTTTATGTGATGAATAATTAGTTGTCGCATAATGTGTCGTATATGCCTGCCATGAATGTTATAAGGATATAAGTTATTCTAAAACCGAGTTAGTCTAGGTTGATTGATATACAAGTCGAGTAGGGTTGTATATAGAGTCAACTATTTATGTCTCTTAGATTTGATTACGGTTGATTATTATGTTTTCTAGTTTGATTTAGTTCCTAGCTAAGTTGGTTTAGTATGTAATCTATGGAGAGAAGAAAAGTAGTGAGACTAATTGCTTTGCTTTAACTGATAGATTTCTTTATTCTGCATATTTTGACTTGAATTCTTAAGAACCATGTTTTAAATTTGTAATCAGAGCATCTTAGAGTACTTTATTATGCAATATTGCTGCATCTCTTAATCTTAAGCAATTAAGAGTCCCTTAACACTAATGAGATATTGCTGCAACATGTGCAATCTTAATTCA encodes the following:
- the LOC133745558 gene encoding transcription initiation factor IIB-like, whose protein sequence is MAYAVSDTDQYCKDCKRITQTVLDHRQGDTICSECGLVLEAYFVDTTAEWRTFADTENDHDPQRTGDAVNPLLHNGGLGTMISDAKNNVVGSNQSRSLGRVNKMVQKQQNPDRSLTQAFASIASKASMLGLMNTVVSRAQQIYKEADDKKFCRGRKDEALTTACLFLACQEEGFPRTLKEVATVGNGATKKEINKIKEQLKKVLEIDSKIIHAEDLTRRSCSSIGMKHQGMKAVNETLEKLKEYDIRRTPKSVLAAVMYMMVQLSNDVTSLKEVSQAADVAVGTTKKTYKDLYPYASRIIPSWFAKLEDIKKLRIP